One segment of Drosophila mauritiana strain mau12 chromosome 3R, ASM438214v1, whole genome shotgun sequence DNA contains the following:
- the LOC117142439 gene encoding uncharacterized protein LOC117142439, producing the protein MEANESAVQGTDKSPACRTSGDGMEQPENSGAAKTESEVPSSADVDIKVKRPQLSRKDSSVVQEAVMGRKTSTSSGYASNLPLPGLHTLYRRPEVVTRSLAPVVPKGELVQMRPRLVTSADSLPEHKKTKAPKFVPYEPYPGAVNPMISEPTNKHKIHRDKNNLDIAVLVDQVSTLRTQELETEPTDIKETDTASSQELNSLKEELAKMREERNYFQAQYKFQTQVNSELKSLLVASVGEDLQTRVNLLTEDKLQLARALLDTANNLTTHTEQIEFLAGQCEVWRSKFLASSVMVEELARWKADLTQKNQLLNESTKQLLHATHQIREIQLDMLKQLKFLAKIRFLNLPATDVISLSAENLNILQRMVLHTGVGIPEETLKLSSASTSPLCEAEKYAVRALEFISQPLMATDEAIRALFDQAQRPHYVQSAASEVAPADNQQLDKTQ; encoded by the exons ATGGAAGCGAATGAAAGCGCGGTGCAAGGAACGGACAAATCACCGGCTTGTCGCACCAGCGGCGATGGCATGGAGCAGCCGGAAAACAGTGGAGCGGCCAAAACAGAGAGCGAAGTCCCATCGAGTGCTGATGTGGACATCAAGGTGAAGAGGCCGCAATTATCGCGGAAAGACAGCTCCGTTGTCCAGGAGGCTGTCATGGGCAGGAAGACATCAACCAGCAGCGGCTACGCCTCCAATTTGCCCCTTCCTGGCTTACATACCCTGTACAGAAGGCCCGAGGTCGTCACCCGTAGTTTGGCGCCCGTTGTGCCCAAGGGGGAACTGGTCCAGATGCGGCCAAGACTGGTCACCAGCGCGGACTCGCTGCCCGAACATAAGAAGACCAAGGCACCGAAATTCGTGCCGTACGAACCATATCCGGGTGCCGTGAATCCCATGATCTCTGAGCCAACGAATAAACACAAAATCCATCGGGATAAGAACAACTTGGATATTGCAGTGCTGGTGGATCAGGTGTCCACGCTGCGCACCCAGGAATTGGAGACTGAGCCGACGGATATAAAGGAAACAGACACAGCCAGCAGCCAGGAGCTAAACTCACTTAAAGAGGAGCTGGCCAAGATGCGTGAGGAACGCAATTACTTTCAAGCCCAGTATAAGTTCCAAACGCAGGTGAACAGCGAACTGAAGAGCCTTCTGGTGGCCTCCGTGGGCGAGGATCTGCAGACACGGGTTAATCTCCTCACGGAGGACAAACTGCAACTGGCCAGAGCTCTACTGGACACTGCAAACAATTTGACCACCCACACCGAGCAGATTGAGTTCCTGGCCGGCCAGTGTGAGGTCTGGCGATCCAAATTCCTCGCCAGCAGCGTTATGGTCGAGGAGTTAGCACGCTGGAAAGCCGATCTCACGCAGAAGAATCAGCTACTGAACGAGTCAACGAAGCAACTGCTGCATGCCACCCATCAGATCCGCGAAATTCAGCTAGATATGCTGAAACAACTGAAGTTCCTGGCCAAGATTCGTTTCCTCAACCTTCCCGCCACCGATGTAATCAGCCTGAGTGCCGAAAACCTGAACATTCTCCAACGCATGGTCCTGCACACTGGCGTGGGCATTCCCGAGGAGACCCTAAAGTTGTCCAGCGCCAGCACCAGTCCACTTTGTGAGGCGGAGAAGTACGCGGTTAGG GCCTTGGAATTCATTAGTCAGCCCCTGATGGCCACCGATGAAGCCATACGAGCACTTTTCGACCAGGCCCAGCGGCCCCACTACGTGCAATCAGCTGCATCCGAAGTAGCTCCTGCCGATAATCAGCAGCTAGATAAAACGCAATAG
- the LOC117144590 gene encoding protein FMC1 homolog, producing the protein MAGTKVLRSLLHELRQASPNGCIKDSLAARYILAQYKKFATTEQQFCKARNEATFLGQTYLTYLASQRQYLELYKEYHGRGERSVRDTADLVGFKLPSDPK; encoded by the coding sequence ATGGCGGGAACCAAGGTGCTGCGCTCGCTGCTCCACGAATTGCGTCAGGCATCTCCAAATGGCTGCATCAAGGACTCGCTGGCCGCGCGCTACATTTTGGCGCAATACAAGAAGTTCGCCACCACGGAGCAACAATTCTGCAAGGCGCGCAACGAGGCGACTTTCCTGGGTCAAACCTACCTAACCTACCTAGCCAGCCAGCGTCAGTACTTGGAGCTCTACAAGGAATACCACGGGAGGGGCGAAAGATCCGTAAGGGATACCGCCGATTTGGTGGGCTTCAAGCTGCCCTCGGATCCAAAGTGA
- the LOC117142443 gene encoding omega-amidase NIT2, with amino-acid sequence MSKTSNIMRLALLQLKGSKDKVANVQNAVNKIEAAVKEHKPRLITLPECFNAPYGTKYFREYSETIPDGFTSLQLSNLAKKHQVYIVGGTIPELGENDAIYNTCTVWSPTGDLVAKHRKMHLFDIDVKGGIRFKESETLSAGNDFTIINVDGHKIGIGICYDIRFEEMARLYRNAGCEMIIYPAAFNMTTGPLHWELLQRSRANDNQLFVVTTSPARDTSAEYVAYGHSMVVNPWAKVQQSASEGEETLVADIDFSEVEEVRQQIPVFGQRRLDLYATEKKST; translated from the exons ATGAGCAAAACTAGCAACA tCATGCGTTTGGCGCTGCTGCAGCTAAAGGGATCCAAGGACAAGGTGGCCAATGTCCAAAACGCCGTCAACAAAATCGAGGCGGCGGTCAAGGAACACAAGCCCCGATTGATTACTCTGCCGGAGTGCTTCAATGCTCCATACGGCACCAAGTACTTTCGGGAGTATTCCGAGACCATTCCCGATGGCTTCACCTCGCTGCAGCTCTCAAATTTGGCCAAGAAGCACCAGGTGTACATCGTGGGCGGAACAATCCCTGAATTGGGCGAAAACGATGCCATCTACAACACCTGCACGGTTTGGTCACCCACTGGTGACCTTGTGGCCAAGCACCGCAAGATGCATCTCTTTGATATAGATGTCAAGGGTGGCATTCGCTTCAAGGAGTCGGAAACGCTGTCCGCAGGCAATGATTTCACCATCATCAACGTAGATGGCCACAAGATTGGCATCGGCATCTGCTACGACATTCGATTCGAGGAGATGGCGAGGCTCTATCGCAACGCAGGCTGCGAGATGATCATCTATCCGGCTGCATTCAACATGACCACGGGTCCACTGCACTGGGAGCTACTGCAGCGATCCCGTGCCAATGACAATCAACTCTTTGTGGTCACAACATCGCCGGCCCGTGACACAAGCGCCGAGTATGTGGCCTATGGCCATTCCATGGTGGTCAACCCATGGGCCAAGGTGCAGCAGAGTGCCAGTGAAGGCGAGGAAACCCTGGTGGCCGATATAGATTTCTCCGAGGTGGAGGAGGTGCGTCAGCAGATTCCCGTCTTTGGGCAAAGACGTCTAGATCTGTACGCCACCGAAAAGAAGTCCACATAA
- the LOC117144589 gene encoding 60S ribosomal protein L34: MVQRLTLRRRLSYNTRSNKRRIVRTPGGRLVYQYVKKNPTVPRCGQCKEKLKGITPSRPSERPRMSKRLKTVSRTYGGVLCHSCLRERIVRAFLIEEQKIVKSLKSQREALVKPVKAPKAKPEPKKKPAAGAKGTKAGAGKVTKGGAGAKGAAGKKPGQKPAAGKPRK, from the exons atgGTCCAACGTCTGACGCTCCGGAGACGCCTGTCCTACAACACACGCTCCAACAAGCGGCGCAT TGTTCGCACGCCCGGTGGACGTCTGGTTTACCAGTATGTGAAGAAGAACCCCACCGTGCCCCGTTGCGGCCAGTGCAAGGAGAAGTTGAAGGGTATCACCCCCTCCCGCCCCAGCGAGCGCCCCCGCATGTCCAAGCGCCTGAAGACCGTGTCCAGGACCTACGGTGGAGTGCTGTGCCACAGCTGCCTGCGCGAGCGCATCGTGCGCGCCTTCCTCATCGAGGAGCAGAAGATCGTCAAGTCCCTGAAGAGCCAGCGCGAGGCGCTCGTCAAGCCGGTGAAGGCCCCCAAGGCCAAGCCCGAGCCCAAGAAGAAGCCCGCCGCTGGAGCCAAGGGAACCAAAGCCGGTGCCGGCAAGGTCACCAAGGGTGGTGCTGGCGCCAAAGGAGCCGCTGGCAAGAAGCCCGGCCAGAAGCCAGCCGCCGGCAAGCCCAGGAAGTGA
- the LOC117144588 gene encoding odorant receptor 85f, with the protein MEPVQYSYEDFARLPTTVFWIMGYDMLGVPKTRSRRILYWIYRLLCLASHGVCVGFMVFRMVEAKTIDNVSLIMRYATLVTYIINSDTKFATALQGNAIQSLNSKLAELYPKTTLDRIYHRVNDHYWTKSFVYLVIIYIGSSIMVVIGPIITSIIAYFAQNVFTYMHCYPYFLYDPEKDPVWIYIGIYALEWLHSTQMVISNIGADIWLLYFQVQINLHFRGIIRSLEDHKPSVKHDQEDRKFIAKIVDKQVHLVSLQNDLNGIFGKSLLLSLLTTAAVICTVAVYTLIQGPTLEGFTYVIFIGTSVTQVYLVCYYGQQVLDLSGEVAHAVYNHDFHDASIAYKRYLLIIIIRAQQPVELNAMGYLSISLDTFKQLMSVSYRVITMLMQMIQ; encoded by the exons ATGGAACCGGTGCAGTACAGCTACGAGGATTTCGCTCGATTGCCCACGACGGTGTTCTGGATCATGGGCTACGACATGCTGGGCGTTCCGAAGACCCGCTCTCGCAGGATACTATACTGGATATATCGCTTGCTCTGCCTCGCCAGCCATGGGGTCTGTGTGGGATTCATGGTATTTCGTATGGTGGAGGCGAAGACCATTGACAATGTGTCCCTCATCATGCGGTATGCCACTCTGGTTACCTATATCATCAACTCGGATACGAAATTCGCAACTGCATTACAAGGCAATGCCATTCAAAGTCTGAACTCAAAACTGGCCGAGCTATATCCGAAGACCACGCTGGACAGGATCTATCACCGGGTGAATGATCACTATTGGACCAAGTCATTTGTATATTTGGTTATTATCTACATTGGTTCGTCGATTATGGTTGTTATTGGACCAATTATTACGTCGATTATAGCTTACTTCGCGCAAAACGTTTTCACCTACATGCACTGCTATCCGTACTTTTTGTATGATCCTGAGAAGGATCCGGTTTGGATCTACATCGGCATCTATGCTCTGGAATGGCTGCACAGCACACAGATGGTCATTTCGAACATTGGCGCGGATATCTGGCTGCTCTACTTTCAGGTGCAGATTAATCTCCACTTCAGGGGCATTATACGATCACTGGAGGACCACAAGCCCAGTGTGAAGCACGACCAGGAGGACAGGAAATTCATTGCGAAAATTGTGGACAAGCAGGTGCACCTGGTCAG TTTGCAAAACGATCTGAATGGCATCTTTGGAAAATCGTTGCTTCTCAGCCTGCTGACCACCGCAGCGGTCATCTGCACGGTGGCGGTGTACACTCTGATTCAGGGTCCCACCTTGGAGGGCTTCACCTACGTGATCTTCATCGGGACTTCTGTCACGCAGGTCTACCTGGTGTGCTATTACGGTCAGCAAGTTCTCGATTTG AGCGGCGAGGTGGCCCACGCCGTGTACAATCATGATTTCCACGATGCTTCTATAGCCTACAAGAGGTACCTGCTCATAATCATTATCAGAGCGCAGCAGCCCGTGGAACTGAATGCCATGGGCTACCTGTCCATTTCGCTGGACACCTTTAAACAG CTGATGAGCGTCTCCTACCGCGTTATAACCATGCTCATGCAGATGATTCAGTAG